In Gossypium hirsutum isolate 1008001.06 chromosome D06, Gossypium_hirsutum_v2.1, whole genome shotgun sequence, one genomic interval encodes:
- the LOC121218337 gene encoding eukaryotic translation initiation factor 3 subunit E produces the protein MVDRRVEVVARLKALEDAAAPLVTFLQNDNAVQELRADKQYNLQMLNDRYQIGPDQIEALYQYAKFQFECGNYSGAADYLYQYRALCTNSERSLSALWGKLAAEILMQNWDIALEELNRLKEIIDSKSFSSPLNQVQSRIWLMHWSLFIFFNHDNGRTQIIDLFNQDKEEVDELCRTLEEKEDSSCTASDQFSCITI, from the exons ATGGTCGATAGGAGAGTCGAGGTTGTCGCTCGTCTCAAAGCTTTGGAAGATGCCGCCGCTCCTCTCGTTACTTTCTTGCAAAACGATAACGCTGTTCAGGAACTGCGTGCTGATAAACAGTATAATCTCCAGATGCTTAATGACCGCTACCAG attggtCCAGATCAAATAGAGGCATTATATCAGTATGCAAAATTCCAATTTGAGTGTGGCAACTACTCTGGTGCTGCTGACTATCTGTATCAGTATCGGGCTTTATGTACTAACAGCGAAAGGAGCTTGAGTGCATTGTGGGGGAAGCTTGCTGCCGAGATACTGATGCAAAACTGGGATATTGCTCTTGAAGAACTTAATCGTTTGAAAGAAATAATCGATTCCAAG AGCTTCTCATCACCTTTGAACCAAGTTCAGAGTAGAATATGGCTTATGCATTGGAGCCTCTTCATCTTTTTCAACCATGACAATGGAAGAACACAGATCATTGACCTATTTAATCAAGACAA GGAAGAAGTAGATGAGTTGTGCCGAACATTGGAAGAGAAAGAGGACAGTTCATGTACTGCCTCAGATCAGTTTTCTTGTATCACAATATAA